One window of the Granulicella arctica genome contains the following:
- a CDS encoding DUF7948 domain-containing protein encodes MFRLTARFCFASMLSVLPSLSGQAQAAQKAPQTLPIAFEVNRGQIAEPYAYRFHRDGADTLFLNNGLDIVLGGNAAQPLHVDFRGASATPRGAQPLAGHTNYFVGSDESRWIRNVSLYSEVEYKELYQGISLDFYGNDRELEHDFHVSPGADPSQIRLHVRGASSVSVRHNGDLAIASPSGTIEFHRPVAYQMTAEGKTIVPAKFRLSQDQEIKFDLGEYDHSRVLVIDPVITFATYLAGTGADQVTAVSTDASGDIFVTGYTTSTNFPTENPFQSGLGGSGATNVFITKLDASGKTLIYSTYLGGSSSSFGDFGGAITVDSAGNAIVGGIASSSDFPHAGSVPSAVSCQYTSSCYFIASIKPDGSGLNYAGRIGGTQGNYTNGVNGRVAVDTSDNAYLAGLTDDKSFNVTPGSFGGSPLGYPYDQMFVLKVDTIGNLVYSTIVPGNASNSPSQPYTNAFLPTGIAVDSSGRATVLGWGGLGLPTTPGVIAPQFPNTYVNASNPSAGVVLRLNATATALDFSSYLPGTDNAGGLAIDPSGNLWIAGETGETTLPVSTNAYQKAPSTGSISSTASGSGYIMELTPGATSVLAATYLDGTGVGQNYESSSFSAIKLDSDLNVFVGGTTSSPDFPLQNPFVTVLNSTGTIWGMVLAEMSHDLSTVKFGSFLDAVGNASYEGSNFGGMTVDAQDHLVAVGTTFATDFPTTAGSFQPTPPPAASPYSSYLHSFVAKMDMSVAAPALCFSSRSVAFGNVNANTSSSKTIQLINCGNAALTINAITSSASTVVANQSCGSITPGTACPIQLTFTPVSSASTSGSLSFSTNAATLPQTVGFGGQGVAPSISAGANPAPFGHFLIGTAAPNATLALYNRGQVALTISSVTVSGSGFALVNQSCTTRSIPANSLCVVTISFTPPSTGTITGTVTVLSNDPQTPQLMVTLSGTGDAIYPVPTLSSLSAPTVLLNTATTETLTGSNFSPQSVAELNGTALSTQFVSNTALQATIPAGAITALGEQIFTVVNPQPAGGTSAGLIVTPYQTIAITPSFLVSVPAKGLLYASTSSTAASNPNTVIPIDPTTSATKTPIAVGNKPGILAASGDGSYLYVANQTDLTVQRINLSTNAVERTFAYTPNLYCTTCTNVPATDLATVPGNPQQVLLAQGDWLTLYNDYGAVNHVPNDGICCTADPDFASIALAGSPLTVYGLPFLITGKFFQTANLTPSGLSYTRLSETNYGGNATTGAQVISDGALLYTSAGQIWDPATETEIGSFPVTTFNSTSYPNTHNITLDTSLGEFYTIGEQQVGSSSAAVISAYGLKSHTIDATLNFFQITSAEQTNLVRWGTNGFAFISDAGIYLVKTSAVSGSRQNPMPVLNSISPASVSAGGSSVTLTVTGSSFLSNSVIDWNGTPLPTTFVSGQQLTALVLASNLSQPGTAQVAVYTPGPGGGSSGSAAFTINIALPGASLSASSLDFANVAVTLSSNAQTVQLTNTGNAPLAISGIVATGDFSETNTCGASLAAGTPCTITVLFTPSATGSRTGTLAARDNASTTTQTATLGGTGVPVLTMGTSPGGSTTSSVSSGDKATYALAITGGTGFSGTVKLTCTGAPQYATCNIDPSTVTITSGSVTNYTVTVSTAQTMAASISARDVTFAGLWFAPLFGLGLLTRRKLRVAILGCIGVLVCISPFALSGCSSGSAGNNGSTKVYSTPAGTYNLTISGSAGSTVITQGLVLTVN; translated from the coding sequence ATGTTTCGGCTCACTGCACGTTTCTGCTTCGCCTCTATGCTGTCCGTCCTTCCCTCTCTTTCGGGTCAGGCACAAGCAGCACAGAAGGCACCTCAGACCCTGCCAATAGCCTTTGAAGTTAACCGCGGCCAAATTGCTGAGCCCTACGCGTACAGGTTTCATCGCGATGGAGCCGATACATTGTTCTTGAACAACGGCCTGGATATCGTACTGGGTGGCAACGCCGCGCAGCCACTCCATGTGGACTTTCGTGGCGCCAGCGCCACACCCCGAGGCGCGCAGCCTCTTGCCGGGCACACCAACTATTTCGTCGGAAGTGACGAGTCGCGATGGATCAGAAACGTTTCTCTCTATTCGGAAGTGGAGTACAAAGAGCTTTATCAAGGCATTTCTCTCGACTTCTATGGAAACGATCGCGAACTCGAGCACGATTTTCATGTATCTCCGGGCGCGGATCCGTCACAGATCAGGCTTCACGTTCGAGGCGCTTCTTCGGTCAGTGTGCGACATAATGGAGACTTGGCCATTGCGTCTCCTAGCGGCACGATCGAGTTCCATAGACCCGTCGCTTACCAGATGACGGCTGAAGGCAAAACGATTGTTCCCGCGAAGTTCCGTCTTTCGCAGGATCAAGAAATCAAGTTCGATCTCGGCGAGTATGACCACTCCCGAGTGCTTGTGATCGACCCTGTCATCACCTTTGCTACTTATCTGGCCGGGACCGGAGCCGACCAGGTGACGGCCGTATCCACAGACGCAAGCGGCGATATTTTCGTCACCGGTTACACCACTTCAACGAACTTCCCGACAGAGAACCCGTTCCAATCAGGGCTCGGAGGCTCCGGTGCGACGAACGTCTTCATCACGAAGCTGGACGCTAGCGGGAAGACACTGATTTATTCAACCTATCTTGGCGGTTCGTCCTCAAGCTTCGGCGATTTCGGCGGAGCGATCACTGTGGATTCAGCCGGGAACGCAATCGTCGGCGGCATTGCCTCCTCCAGCGACTTTCCTCACGCGGGTTCCGTTCCGTCCGCGGTGAGTTGCCAATACACCAGTTCCTGCTACTTCATCGCCTCGATCAAGCCTGATGGCTCGGGTCTGAATTATGCGGGTCGAATTGGCGGCACGCAGGGAAACTACACGAACGGTGTGAACGGCCGTGTGGCCGTAGATACTTCGGACAATGCGTATCTTGCCGGGCTGACAGACGACAAAAGCTTCAACGTCACGCCCGGTAGCTTCGGAGGCAGTCCGCTCGGATATCCCTACGATCAGATGTTCGTCCTCAAAGTAGATACGATCGGCAACCTGGTATATTCCACAATCGTTCCGGGCAACGCATCGAACTCTCCCAGCCAGCCGTACACCAATGCGTTTCTTCCGACCGGTATTGCGGTGGACAGCAGTGGAAGGGCGACCGTTCTTGGCTGGGGCGGCCTAGGTCTGCCGACCACCCCCGGCGTGATTGCGCCGCAGTTCCCCAACACTTATGTGAACGCTTCAAATCCCTCCGCAGGCGTCGTGCTGCGCCTGAACGCAACAGCTACTGCGCTGGACTTTTCCAGCTATCTTCCGGGTACAGACAACGCTGGTGGCCTGGCCATTGATCCCAGCGGAAACTTATGGATCGCCGGTGAGACGGGCGAGACAACACTTCCGGTGAGCACAAATGCCTACCAAAAGGCGCCCAGTACCGGCAGCATCTCTTCTACGGCATCCGGTTCCGGATACATCATGGAACTAACGCCTGGAGCAACCAGCGTACTCGCGGCGACGTACCTGGATGGAACAGGCGTGGGCCAGAACTATGAGTCCAGCTCCTTTTCTGCTATCAAGCTGGATAGCGATCTGAATGTGTTTGTGGGTGGCACCACGAGCTCTCCGGACTTTCCGCTGCAGAATCCGTTCGTGACCGTACTGAACAGCACGGGCACCATATGGGGCATGGTGCTGGCAGAGATGAGCCATGACCTGAGCACTGTCAAGTTCGGCTCGTTCCTCGATGCCGTGGGGAACGCCAGCTACGAGGGCTCAAACTTCGGCGGCATGACAGTGGATGCGCAAGATCATCTAGTTGCCGTGGGAACGACCTTTGCAACGGATTTTCCAACGACGGCAGGCAGCTTTCAGCCGACTCCTCCACCGGCTGCCAGTCCTTACAGTTCTTATCTGCACAGTTTCGTGGCGAAGATGGATATGTCTGTGGCTGCTCCAGCGCTCTGCTTCAGCAGCCGCAGCGTTGCGTTCGGAAACGTGAACGCTAACACCTCCAGCAGCAAGACCATTCAACTGATAAACTGCGGCAACGCGGCGCTGACCATCAATGCGATCACTTCGTCTGCGTCGACCGTGGTGGCCAACCAGAGCTGCGGCTCTATCACTCCGGGAACCGCGTGCCCCATTCAACTCACGTTCACGCCGGTGAGCAGCGCCAGCACCTCGGGTTCCCTGTCCTTTTCAACCAACGCCGCGACTCTTCCGCAAACCGTTGGCTTCGGGGGGCAAGGGGTTGCTCCCAGTATCTCCGCGGGTGCAAATCCTGCTCCTTTCGGTCACTTCCTTATAGGCACGGCTGCGCCAAACGCTACGCTTGCTCTCTACAACAGGGGACAAGTGGCTCTGACGATCAGCAGCGTGACTGTCTCCGGATCCGGTTTCGCGCTGGTCAACCAGTCGTGTACGACCCGGAGCATCCCCGCGAACTCTCTCTGCGTCGTCACTATCTCGTTCACGCCTCCCTCCACGGGTACAATAACCGGAACCGTAACGGTGCTCTCCAATGACCCGCAAACGCCACAGCTCATGGTCACTCTAAGTGGCACGGGAGACGCGATTTACCCAGTCCCGACGTTGTCCTCACTCTCCGCGCCAACGGTGCTGCTGAACACCGCAACCACGGAAACGTTGACAGGCTCGAACTTCTCTCCGCAGTCAGTTGCTGAGCTGAACGGCACCGCATTATCCACCCAGTTCGTGAGCAACACGGCCTTGCAAGCCACCATTCCAGCTGGGGCGATTACTGCCCTGGGAGAACAGATCTTTACCGTGGTGAACCCGCAACCGGCGGGCGGCACAAGCGCGGGCCTGATCGTCACTCCCTACCAGACGATCGCGATCACCCCATCGTTCCTTGTATCCGTTCCAGCTAAAGGCCTTCTCTATGCATCAACTTCTTCGACGGCAGCCAGCAATCCCAATACAGTGATTCCCATAGACCCGACGACCAGTGCGACGAAGACGCCGATCGCCGTTGGGAACAAGCCGGGCATCCTGGCCGCGTCGGGTGATGGATCATACCTGTACGTCGCCAATCAGACCGATCTGACTGTTCAACGCATCAACTTGAGTACGAACGCTGTAGAGCGCACGTTTGCGTACACGCCAAACCTATACTGCACGACCTGCACCAATGTGCCGGCGACCGACCTGGCGACGGTACCTGGAAACCCGCAGCAGGTGCTGCTGGCTCAGGGTGATTGGCTTACGCTCTACAACGACTACGGGGCAGTTAATCACGTTCCTAACGACGGAATTTGCTGCACGGCCGATCCTGATTTCGCAAGCATTGCCCTGGCCGGAAGCCCGCTTACCGTATATGGCTTACCTTTCCTCATCACAGGAAAGTTCTTCCAGACGGCGAACTTGACACCCTCCGGCCTTTCTTACACGCGCCTCTCAGAGACCAACTACGGCGGCAACGCCACGACGGGAGCTCAAGTCATTTCCGATGGCGCGTTGCTCTACACGAGCGCAGGTCAGATCTGGGATCCGGCTACGGAGACTGAAATCGGCTCTTTCCCCGTAACGACATTCAACTCGACCTCGTATCCCAACACCCATAACATCACCCTCGACACTTCGCTGGGCGAGTTCTACACCATCGGTGAACAGCAAGTCGGGTCGAGCAGCGCTGCAGTCATCTCTGCGTATGGCCTGAAATCCCATACCATAGATGCCACGCTAAACTTTTTTCAGATCACCTCGGCAGAGCAAACCAACCTTGTCCGTTGGGGAACGAATGGCTTTGCCTTCATCTCCGATGCTGGTATCTACCTGGTGAAAACGAGCGCGGTTTCCGGATCTAGGCAAAATCCAATGCCGGTGCTGAACTCGATCTCACCGGCTTCGGTGAGCGCAGGTGGGTCAAGCGTTACACTCACGGTGACCGGCAGCAGTTTCCTTTCGAATTCTGTCATCGATTGGAATGGAACGCCTCTCCCGACAACTTTCGTCAGCGGCCAGCAGCTTACAGCCCTGGTTCTTGCCTCAAACTTGTCTCAGCCGGGTACTGCGCAGGTCGCCGTCTACACCCCTGGACCAGGGGGAGGAAGCTCTGGTTCCGCGGCGTTCACGATCAACATTGCGTTGCCGGGTGCATCGTTATCTGCATCCTCATTGGACTTCGCCAACGTAGCCGTGACGCTCTCAAGCAATGCACAGACGGTTCAGCTTACAAATACAGGAAACGCGCCGCTTGCCATAAGCGGGATCGTAGCCACGGGCGATTTCTCAGAAACGAATACCTGCGGAGCAAGTCTTGCGGCTGGAACTCCCTGCACGATTACGGTCCTCTTTACTCCCTCCGCCACAGGTTCGCGGACGGGCACACTTGCCGCTAGGGACAACGCTTCCACTACCACACAGACAGCGACACTGGGAGGAACCGGCGTACCTGTTCTGACTATGGGCACCTCGCCAGGTGGATCAACGACGAGCAGCGTGAGTAGTGGAGACAAAGCTACATACGCCCTTGCTATCACCGGAGGCACGGGCTTTTCAGGTACGGTTAAACTTACCTGCACGGGAGCTCCGCAGTATGCGACCTGCAATATAGATCCGTCCACGGTGACGATCACATCAGGAAGCGTCACAAACTACACCGTGACCGTCTCCACCGCGCAGACTATGGCTGCGAGCATTTCTGCTCGGGACGTAACCTTCGCAGGATTATGGTTCGCTCCGCTTTTCGGTCTAGGACTACTCACGCGCAGGAAATTGCGCGTCGCGATCCTTGGATGCATCGGCGTGCTCGTGTGCATATCACCGTTTGCTCTTTCCGGTTGCTCTTCCGGAAGCGCCGGCAACAACGGATCCACAAAGGTCTACAGCACGCCCGCCGGCACATACAATCTCACAATCAGTGGATCCGCAGGCTCAACAGTCATCACTCAAGGTCTTGTGTTGACCGTCAATTGA